In one Mucilaginibacter ginsenosidivorax genomic region, the following are encoded:
- a CDS encoding alpha/beta hydrolase, whose amino-acid sequence MKKQTTKNTLKAGLLILTVALFAVTGTITKANAQTIKNVVLVHGAFADGSGWKALYTVLTKKGYNVTVVQNPLTSLEDDVAATRTALDKQDGPCILVGHSWGGAVITEAGNHPKVAALVYVAAFQPDKGESALQWLQTAPPAPENGVLAPDNKGIVYYDKAKYHAGFCADISQEEADFMYASQGAFYAKGFITPITDPAWRHKPAYACIATEDKSINPVIQHKMYERSNTKVTEVKGSHVIFMSQPQAVARVIIQAANEVSANH is encoded by the coding sequence ATGAAAAAGCAAACAACAAAAAACACATTGAAAGCAGGTCTTTTAATTTTAACAGTCGCTCTTTTTGCCGTAACCGGCACAATAACTAAAGCAAATGCACAAACAATCAAAAATGTAGTGCTGGTACATGGCGCATTCGCCGATGGCTCGGGATGGAAAGCCCTTTACACCGTACTTACAAAAAAAGGTTACAATGTTACTGTGGTGCAAAATCCGTTAACATCACTCGAAGATGATGTGGCCGCAACCAGGACAGCGCTTGACAAGCAGGACGGCCCTTGTATTCTTGTTGGCCATTCATGGGGAGGCGCTGTTATTACCGAGGCAGGCAATCACCCAAAAGTGGCCGCATTAGTTTATGTAGCCGCATTTCAGCCCGATAAAGGTGAATCGGCATTACAATGGTTGCAAACCGCGCCTCCGGCTCCCGAAAACGGTGTACTGGCCCCAGACAATAAGGGCATTGTTTACTACGACAAAGCTAAATATCATGCAGGTTTTTGTGCCGATATAAGCCAGGAGGAAGCCGACTTTATGTATGCATCACAAGGTGCATTTTATGCCAAAGGTTTTATAACACCGATTACTGACCCAGCCTGGAGGCATAAACCAGCTTACGCCTGTATTGCAACTGAAGATAAAAGCATCAACCCTGTTATCCAGCATAAAATGTACGAACGCTCAAATACTAAAGTAACAGAAGTGAAAGGCAGCCACGTAATCTTCATGTCGCAACCGCAGGCAGTGGCCAGGGTGATTATCCAGGCTGCAAATGAAGTATCGGCAAATCATTAA
- a CDS encoding helix-turn-helix domain-containing protein, whose product MRLKLREENTGGELLLFKDEAAFDRLFFSKDRFNKYFTIAWNTGESQTVTIDGSEYDFPSNSLLTLLFNQSFSFKNSANIIAWQFNREFYCIIDHDSEVSCVGFLFSSTDHMFVELDDMAQQKLQLLSDVFIEEFKTSDNIQSEMLLVLLKRLIMYVTRLARFGYVPAKKLQDERFHIIRKFNLLVEANFKTEHSVSFYAEQLCKAPKTLSNLFAIFNQKTPSQIIQDRIVVEARRLLCYTDRSIKHITFELGFEDVPYFSNFFKKNMGISPSDFRNSPKISQEGK is encoded by the coding sequence ATGAGACTTAAACTAAGGGAGGAAAACACAGGAGGGGAATTACTGCTTTTTAAGGACGAGGCGGCATTTGACCGGTTGTTTTTCAGCAAAGACCGGTTCAATAAGTATTTTACTATTGCGTGGAATACAGGAGAAAGCCAAACGGTTACCATTGACGGATCTGAATATGATTTTCCGTCCAATTCTCTGCTAACCCTTTTGTTTAATCAATCTTTTAGCTTTAAAAATTCTGCAAATATTATTGCCTGGCAATTTAACCGTGAATTTTATTGCATTATCGATCACGATAGTGAGGTGAGTTGTGTTGGGTTCCTGTTTAGCAGTACCGATCATATGTTTGTTGAGCTGGATGACATGGCACAACAAAAGTTACAACTGCTCTCCGACGTTTTTATTGAGGAATTCAAGACTTCCGACAATATCCAGAGTGAAATGCTGCTGGTGCTGCTAAAGCGCCTGATTATGTATGTTACCCGGCTGGCCAGGTTTGGGTATGTACCGGCCAAAAAACTTCAGGACGAAAGGTTTCACATCATCCGAAAGTTTAACCTGCTGGTAGAAGCAAATTTTAAAACCGAGCACTCGGTTAGTTTTTATGCGGAACAGCTTTGTAAGGCCCCAAAAACCTTATCTAATCTTTTTGCAATTTTCAACCAAAAAACGCCTTCGCAAATCATCCAGGATAGGATCGTCGTAGAGGCCAGGCGGCTCCTGTGCTATACCGATAGATCGATAAAGCACATCACTTTTGAGCTTGGTTTTGAAGATGTGCCTTACTTCTCCAACTTCTTCAAAAAAAATATGGGTATATCGCCATCTGATTTCAGAAATTCTCCAAAAATTTCTCAGGAAGGGAAATAA